One window of the Crassaminicella thermophila genome contains the following:
- a CDS encoding EamA family transporter — MIISYIALILRILLMSVERIVVRLLGNDEGDSYSNIAASFLFFFIGGLFLLPFNFFIEVDNFKFIIPCYISSLVYAVGFVAYVNALAIGEVSLVTPIHSLNSLFLMLLSFIFLGESITITKVVGVIIMIAGLSILKRIGSPLKSILFILNDQSCRFMLLFVVLQSLGRILDTYFYIAASPILYSTILYFFISLNIGIFLLIKKKQNYIYHVFHNKKIISIISGAINGFAYLFLLIALNHMELSIAEPVTQVSMIITMIFSYIFFKENIKEKIPGAMLILIGGWLLLYNH, encoded by the coding sequence ATGATTATATCTTATATTGCTTTGATTTTGCGAATACTTTTGATGTCTGTTGAAAGAATTGTTGTAAGGTTATTAGGAAATGATGAAGGGGACAGTTATAGCAATATTGCTGCTAGTTTTTTGTTTTTTTTTATAGGAGGTTTATTTTTACTGCCATTTAATTTTTTTATAGAAGTAGACAATTTTAAATTTATTATACCGTGTTATATAAGCAGTTTGGTATATGCTGTAGGTTTTGTTGCTTATGTGAACGCCTTAGCTATAGGAGAAGTTTCTTTAGTAACACCAATTCATAGTTTAAATTCATTATTTTTGATGCTATTATCATTTATATTTTTAGGGGAAAGTATAACCATTACTAAAGTGGTTGGTGTGATAATTATGATTGCTGGATTATCTATACTAAAAAGGATTGGATCACCCTTAAAATCTATTTTATTTATTTTGAATGATCAATCTTGTAGATTCATGCTTTTGTTTGTTGTATTACAATCTTTAGGAAGAATACTAGATACATATTTTTATATAGCTGCTTCTCCCATATTATATTCTACTATTTTATATTTTTTTATTTCATTAAATATAGGCATATTTTTATTGATAAAAAAGAAGCAAAATTATATTTATCATGTATTTCATAATAAAAAAATTATCTCTATTATTAGTGGTGCCATTAATGGTTTTGCATATCTTTTTTTGTTAATAGCTCTAAATCATATGGAACTGAGTATAGCAGAGCCGGTTACCCAAGTTTCAATGATTATTACTATGATTTTTTCTTATATATTTTTTAAAGAAAATATTAAAGAAAAAATACCTGGTGCTATGCTTATATTAATTGGAGGTTGGTTGTTGCTTTATAATCATTAA
- a CDS encoding NAD(P)/FAD-dependent oxidoreductase — MNKLIVVIGAGPAGLCASIEAAKLGAKVLLLDENLKPGGQLFKQIHKFFGSKEHLAGVRGFDIGRKLLEEAKKLNIEVSLKTEVLGIDKDKNIWAIQNGKKSIHIKADRIILATGAMEKPISFPGWTLPGVMGAGAVQTMMNLHRVLPGKRVVMLGSGNVGVITAYQLLQAGADVIAILEAGPYLGAYGVHTAKLSRLGVPFYTSCTIKEAVGKKYIEVIKTVKLDKNWKYIKGTEKILSVDTVCIATGLTPITELAWIVGCEFVYVKNLGGHIPIHNEYMETTVKGIYVAGDIAGVEEASTAMDEGRLAGIHAAASLGFLRKGEKIKRIKEVWDRLDALRLGSFGKKRKEAKEYIINIGRRLIR; from the coding sequence ATGAATAAATTGATAGTAGTTATTGGTGCAGGGCCTGCAGGATTATGTGCTTCTATAGAAGCTGCAAAGCTAGGTGCTAAAGTTTTATTATTAGATGAAAATTTAAAACCAGGGGGACAGCTTTTTAAACAAATTCATAAATTTTTTGGATCAAAAGAACATCTAGCAGGGGTTCGTGGTTTTGATATTGGGAGAAAATTATTAGAAGAAGCAAAGAAATTAAATATTGAAGTTTCTTTAAAAACAGAGGTTTTAGGAATTGATAAAGATAAAAATATTTGGGCTATCCAAAATGGAAAAAAATCTATCCATATAAAAGCTGATAGAATTATATTAGCTACAGGAGCTATGGAAAAACCTATAAGTTTTCCAGGTTGGACGCTTCCTGGAGTTATGGGTGCTGGAGCTGTTCAAACTATGATGAATTTACATAGAGTACTTCCAGGAAAAAGAGTTGTAATGCTAGGTTCAGGAAATGTTGGGGTAATTACTGCTTATCAGTTACTACAGGCAGGAGCAGATGTTATCGCTATCTTAGAAGCAGGTCCATATTTAGGTGCTTATGGTGTTCATACAGCGAAGCTTTCAAGATTAGGTGTTCCTTTTTATACTTCTTGTACTATTAAGGAGGCAGTAGGTAAGAAATATATAGAAGTTATAAAGACTGTAAAATTAGATAAAAATTGGAAATACATAAAAGGGACAGAAAAAATTTTAAGTGTAGATACAGTATGTATTGCTACAGGATTAACACCTATTACAGAATTAGCTTGGATTGTTGGATGTGAGTTTGTATATGTTAAAAACTTAGGAGGTCATATTCCTATTCATAACGAGTATATGGAAACTACAGTGAAAGGAATTTATGTGGCAGGAGATATTGCTGGTGTAGAAGAAGCAAGTACAGCTATGGATGAAGGAAGGCTTGCAGGAATTCATGCAGCAGCATCTTTGGGTTTTTTAAGAAAAGGAGAGAAAATTAAGCGCATAAAAGAAGTATGGGATAGATTAGATGCATTAAGACTTGGTTCTTTTGGCAAAAAAAGAAAAGAAGCAAAGGAATATATTATAAATATAGGTAGGAGGTTAATAAGGTGA
- a CDS encoding FAD:protein FMN transferase — protein sequence MTNRKRTITFLIGVIFILIISSGCSINSKNKPVSKTEFVLGTIVTIQIFDNASDEVFHKVFDRLREIENKMTINRENSEVININSKAGKDFVKVSDDTYYVIKKGKYFSKLAKGRFDISIGPLVKLWNIGTESAHVPPKEDIHIKKNLVNYNNVILNESEKSVMLKKEGMILDLGGIAKGYASDEIVKIFKKKNIKHAIINLGGNVFAYGNKPDGSLWKIGIQNPFSQRGDSIGFVNVANKTVVTSGIYERFFEEDGRRYHHILDPNTGYPVENNLAGVSIITNKSIDADALSTSVFSLGLNKGIKLIERLEDTEAIFITKDFEVYVTSGLVEYFTLTDSNFKLIKRSE from the coding sequence ATGACAAATAGAAAAAGAACAATTACTTTTCTAATTGGTGTAATATTTATTTTGATAATAAGTTCAGGATGTTCAATAAATTCAAAAAATAAACCAGTTTCAAAAACAGAATTTGTTTTAGGGACGATAGTTACAATTCAAATTTTCGATAATGCTTCAGATGAAGTATTTCATAAGGTGTTTGACAGACTTAGAGAAATAGAGAATAAAATGACAATTAACAGGGAAAATAGTGAAGTTATAAATATTAATTCAAAAGCTGGAAAGGATTTTGTTAAGGTATCTGATGATACTTATTATGTAATAAAGAAGGGAAAATATTTTTCAAAACTTGCTAAGGGGAGATTTGATATTTCTATTGGACCTCTTGTAAAGCTTTGGAATATTGGAACAGAATCTGCTCACGTACCGCCTAAAGAAGATATTCACATAAAAAAGAATTTGGTAAACTATAATAATGTTATTTTAAATGAATCGGAAAAAAGTGTTATGCTAAAGAAAGAAGGTATGATTTTAGACTTAGGAGGTATAGCAAAGGGATATGCATCTGATGAAATTGTAAAGATTTTTAAGAAAAAAAATATAAAACATGCCATTATAAATTTAGGTGGTAACGTATTTGCTTATGGAAATAAACCAGATGGAAGTCTATGGAAGATAGGGATCCAAAATCCTTTTTCTCAAAGGGGAGATTCTATAGGATTTGTGAACGTTGCAAATAAAACGGTTGTTACTTCAGGAATATACGAGAGGTTTTTTGAAGAAGATGGTAGACGTTATCATCATATATTAGACCCAAATACAGGATATCCTGTTGAAAATAATTTAGCAGGAGTTTCAATAATTACAAATAAATCTATTGATGCTGATGCATTATCTACATCAGTTTTTTCATTAGGCCTGAATAAGGGGATAAAGCTTATAGAAAGATTAGAAGATACAGAGGCTATTTTTATTACGAAGGATTTTGAAGTATATGTAACTTCTGGATTAGTTGAGTATTTTACACTAACGGATTCGAATTTTAAGTTGATAAAACGATCTGAGTGA
- a CDS encoding (2Fe-2S)-binding protein, giving the protein MEKEIICRCEEVTRDEIEETIKNGATTMNEIKKWTRAGMGLCQGRICRKLVEKILAEKTGKKPENIEPSTYRQPVRPFKMGILRNDEND; this is encoded by the coding sequence GTGGAAAAAGAAATAATTTGTAGGTGTGAGGAAGTAACACGGGATGAAATAGAGGAAACTATAAAAAATGGAGCTACTACAATGAATGAAATTAAAAAATGGACTAGAGCAGGTATGGGTTTATGTCAAGGAAGAATATGCAGAAAATTGGTTGAAAAAATACTAGCTGAAAAAACAGGAAAAAAACCTGAAAATATAGAGCCATCTACTTACAGACAGCCTGTTAGACCATTTAAAATGGGAATCTTAAGGAATGATGAAAATGACTAG
- a CDS encoding NADH-quinone oxidoreductase subunit I: MKNEYLKNYGAPSLDELKKLPSFPKRKDFEKGPIAVIECIEEIPCNPCEKSCPTGAITIGKPITNLPRIHFEKCIGCGICVAACPGLAIYIKHLNYSEEEALISFPYEFLHLPQKDDIVKLVGRLGEEICKGKVVEILNAKWNNHTPIIRVSYNKKYFDKVVTIKRLKKNNCHNKMNNL, translated from the coding sequence GTGAAAAATGAATATTTAAAAAATTATGGAGCTCCTTCTTTGGACGAATTGAAAAAATTACCGTCATTCCCAAAGAGAAAAGATTTTGAAAAAGGTCCAATAGCTGTAATTGAATGCATTGAAGAAATTCCATGCAATCCTTGTGAAAAGTCATGTCCTACGGGGGCTATTACTATAGGAAAACCCATTACAAACTTGCCTCGTATTCATTTTGAAAAATGTATTGGATGCGGAATATGTGTAGCTGCTTGTCCAGGACTGGCTATTTATATTAAACATTTGAATTATTCTGAAGAAGAAGCGCTTATTTCTTTTCCCTATGAATTTCTTCATCTTCCCCAAAAAGATGACATTGTTAAATTAGTAGGAAGATTAGGAGAAGAAATTTGTAAAGGTAAGGTCGTGGAAATACTAAATGCAAAATGGAACAATCATACACCTATTATTCGTGTATCCTACAATAAAAAGTATTTTGATAAGGTAGTAACAATAAAAAGATTAAAAAAAAATAATTGTCATAATAAAATGAATAACTTATGA
- a CDS encoding NAD(P)/FAD-dependent oxidoreductase produces the protein MKKNFHVVVIGGGIVGLSTAYYLVKAGKRVLLIEKNEIGNGASGSCDEMILLQSKEPGILLEMTLESLEMYKGLRKELKVDIEFQNNGGMVFIENEQELKIIEAFVKKQKQYGVNVEILDRKDVLKKQPYINKKIIASTFCKMDSQVNPLHVMRGLMIRSIALGLEFKKGIITKMDQKKDHWRVYFYNGEYVDTQYIVNTAGAWASEVGNLIGINIPIIPKRGQIIVTEKIPKIGETNGWSARYIVRKIKPELFQEEEDSKLGVGFSISQTASGNYLIGSTREFEGYNKKTTYEALKIIINQGIYYFPILKKVHIIRSFAGLRPATPDGKPILDEVADKKGYFVAAGHEGDGIALAPITGKLMAKFINGEKIYYDINVLRLNRFKKEKV, from the coding sequence AGGAAAAAGAGTTTTGCTAATAGAAAAAAATGAGATAGGAAATGGGGCTTCTGGATCATGTGATGAAATGATTTTACTTCAATCTAAAGAACCAGGTATATTACTGGAAATGACACTTGAGAGTTTAGAAATGTATAAAGGATTAAGAAAGGAACTAAAGGTAGATATAGAATTTCAGAATAATGGTGGAATGGTGTTTATTGAAAATGAACAAGAACTTAAAATAATAGAAGCATTTGTTAAGAAACAAAAGCAGTATGGTGTAAATGTAGAGATTTTGGATAGAAAAGATGTTTTAAAGAAACAACCTTATATAAATAAAAAAATTATTGCATCTACATTTTGTAAAATGGATTCACAAGTAAATCCTTTGCATGTTATGAGAGGATTAATGATAAGAAGCATAGCCTTAGGATTGGAATTTAAAAAAGGAATTATTACGAAAATGGATCAAAAGAAAGATCATTGGAGAGTGTATTTTTATAATGGAGAGTATGTAGACACACAGTATATAGTAAATACTGCTGGAGCTTGGGCTTCAGAAGTAGGAAACCTTATAGGGATTAATATTCCTATTATTCCGAAAAGAGGGCAAATTATTGTAACAGAGAAGATACCAAAAATAGGGGAGACGAATGGATGGAGTGCTAGATATATTGTCAGAAAAATAAAGCCTGAATTATTTCAAGAGGAAGAAGATAGTAAACTAGGAGTGGGATTTTCAATTAGCCAGACTGCTTCTGGAAATTATTTAATAGGGAGCACACGGGAGTTTGAGGGATATAATAAAAAAACTACCTATGAAGCTTTAAAAATAATAATTAATCAAGGAATATATTATTTTCCAATATTAAAAAAAGTGCATATTATTCGCTCTTTTGCTGGATTAAGACCTGCTACTCCTGATGGAAAACCTATCTTAGATGAAGTAGCAGATAAAAAAGGATATTTTGTTGCTGCAGGTCATGAAGGAGATGGTATTGCTCTTGCTCCTATTACAGGAAAATTAATGGCTAAGTTTATAAATGGTGAAAAAATTTATTACGATATTAATGTGTTAAGGCTTAATAGATTTAAAAAGGAAAAGGTATGA
- a CDS encoding LacI family DNA-binding transcriptional regulator, whose product MAVTINDIAKEAGVSRATVSRVLNDSGYVKDETRQKVLKAIKELNYTPSAIARSLSTSKTNTIGVIVPEINNPFFGEIIKGISQIADEHNLNIILCDTDENMEKELKALKLLKEQRIQGIIITPTSAETEFNSEYLRTLENFGIPIILVDGHVKYANFSGVFVDHIKGAYEGTEALIKAGHRKIAIITGRMNSRPAKDRLIGYKKALKIYNIPINDEYIFHGDYQHEKAYEATKKILKMKDKPTAIFVSSNIMILGCIKAFREEKIHIPNDMAIIGFDKLEVLNIIGMNISFINGPTIELGRTGMKMLIDSLKNKKSREIRRITLLPDIVLKGSEKYIEK is encoded by the coding sequence ATGGCAGTTACAATAAATGATATTGCCAAGGAAGCAGGAGTATCCCGTGCAACTGTATCGAGAGTTTTAAATGATTCAGGATATGTAAAAGATGAAACGAGACAAAAAGTTTTAAAAGCAATCAAAGAATTAAACTATACTCCTAGTGCTATAGCGAGAAGCTTATCCACAAGTAAAACAAATACAATAGGTGTTATAGTTCCAGAGATAAACAACCCGTTTTTTGGGGAAATTATTAAAGGAATTAGCCAAATAGCTGATGAGCATAATTTAAATATTATTCTTTGTGATACAGATGAAAATATGGAAAAGGAATTAAAAGCCCTTAAACTTTTAAAAGAGCAGAGAATTCAAGGAATTATTATAACACCAACTTCTGCTGAGACTGAATTTAACAGTGAGTATTTAAGAACTCTTGAGAATTTTGGAATTCCTATTATATTAGTAGATGGACACGTAAAATATGCTAATTTTAGTGGTGTTTTTGTAGATCATATAAAAGGAGCTTATGAAGGAACAGAAGCTCTTATTAAAGCGGGGCATAGAAAAATAGCAATTATTACTGGGAGGATGAACTCTAGGCCTGCAAAAGATAGATTGATTGGATATAAAAAGGCATTAAAGATTTATAATATCCCTATAAATGATGAATATATATTTCATGGCGATTATCAGCATGAAAAAGCTTATGAAGCTACTAAAAAAATACTAAAGATGAAGGATAAACCTACTGCTATTTTTGTAAGTAGTAATATAATGATTTTAGGATGTATAAAAGCATTTCGAGAAGAAAAAATTCATATTCCAAATGATATGGCAATTATAGGTTTTGATAAGCTTGAAGTATTAAATATTATAGGAATGAATATTAGTTTTATTAATGGTCCTACTATAGAATTAGGTAGAACAGGAATGAAAATGCTTATTGATAGTTTGAAAAATAAAAAAAGTAGAGAAATAAGAAGAATTACTCTTTTACCAGATATTGTTTTAAAGGGATCAGAGAAATATATAGAAAAATAA
- a CDS encoding (2Fe-2S)-binding protein: protein MTRIMQHPILGEIGKRKKVKIMVDGKEMYAYEGEMIAAALWANGIHIFRYTKKLDKPRGVFCGIGKCTDCIMIVNGQPNVRTCITPVEEGMIIETQYGLGKWKEGKDYE from the coding sequence ATGACTAGAATTATGCAACATCCAATACTTGGAGAAATTGGAAAAAGAAAAAAAGTAAAGATTATGGTTGATGGTAAAGAAATGTATGCTTACGAAGGAGAAATGATTGCAGCGGCTCTTTGGGCAAATGGTATTCATATTTTTAGATATACAAAGAAGCTAGATAAACCAAGAGGGGTATTTTGTGGAATTGGAAAATGTACCGATTGCATTATGATTGTAAATGGACAGCCTAATGTAAGAACATGTATAACTCCTGTAGAAGAAGGTATGATTATTGAAACTCAGTATGGGTTAGGAAAATGGAAGGAAGGAAAGGATTATGAATAA